The proteins below come from a single Cupriavidus pauculus genomic window:
- a CDS encoding DUF2188 domain-containing protein translates to MEATLHVMPYGAGWDVIHEGSRYAESHHATLDEAIAAGTRRARLTKVELLVHGSNGEVSARSMPA, encoded by the coding sequence ATGGAAGCCACGCTTCATGTCATGCCGTACGGTGCCGGCTGGGACGTTATTCACGAAGGTTCGCGCTATGCCGAGTCCCATCACGCCACGCTCGACGAGGCAATTGCCGCGGGTACGCGCCGCGCGCGACTGACGAAGGTCGAGCTGCTCGTACACGGCAGCAACGGCGAAGTCAGCGCCCGCAGCATGCCTGCCTGA
- a CDS encoding chemotaxis protein CheB gives MSARQPSPIAARSTTVAGRRPAAIVIGASAGGIEALGMLLPQLPADFAPPVIVVVHLRPDVPSLLPEVFGERCALPVREAEDKMPVLPRHIYTAPSDYHLLVERAGIDDASFSLSVEPPVRFSRPSIDVLFESAAVAWRERVLGILLSGANDDGARGLSAIRAGGGITWVQSPASAAVATMPEHAIARGAADRILPLADMGEALRREFSE, from the coding sequence ATGAGCGCACGCCAGCCTTCACCCATCGCCGCGCGGTCCACGACAGTGGCCGGCAGGCGGCCGGCCGCGATCGTGATCGGTGCGTCGGCGGGGGGCATCGAGGCGCTGGGCATGCTGCTGCCGCAGTTGCCCGCGGACTTCGCGCCGCCGGTGATCGTGGTCGTGCATCTCCGGCCCGATGTGCCGAGCCTGTTGCCCGAGGTGTTCGGCGAACGTTGTGCGCTGCCGGTGCGCGAGGCGGAGGACAAGATGCCCGTGCTGCCGCGACATATCTACACGGCACCGTCGGACTACCATCTGCTGGTCGAGCGGGCGGGGATCGACGATGCATCGTTCTCGCTGTCGGTCGAGCCGCCGGTGCGCTTCTCGCGGCCGTCCATCGACGTGCTGTTCGAATCGGCCGCCGTCGCATGGCGCGAGCGCGTGCTGGGCATCCTGCTGTCCGGCGCCAACGACGACGGTGCCCGCGGGCTGAGCGCGATTCGCGCGGGCGGCGGTATTACCTGGGTGCAGTCCCCCGCGAGCGCGGCGGTGGCGACGATGCCCGAACACGCGATCGCGCGCGGCGCCGCCGATCGTATCCTGCCATTGGCCGATATGGGCGAGGCATTGCGCCGCGAGTTCAGCGAATGA
- a CDS encoding CheR family methyltransferase, whose translation MTLPEDADGDIRLPDATFEIELDLLLEAIFRKYQHDFRSYARASLRRRLSQATQDFGLDTLSQLQDRMLRDSAVFARLLQYLTVQVSEMFRDPSYFRAIREHVVPVLQTYPSVNVWVAGCSSGEELWSLAILFEEEGLAERTVFYATDINPEALVAARAGVYDAGRLRVFGENYLAAGGRRSLSDYYHAAYGKAKFSANLIRQSVFADHSLATDSVFQEAQLISCRNVLIYFDRALQDRAIGLFRDALARRGFLGLGSKESLQFTTHAGDFETVDARERLYRKV comes from the coding sequence ATGACGCTGCCGGAAGATGCCGACGGCGATATTCGTCTGCCCGATGCGACGTTCGAGATCGAGCTGGACCTGTTGCTGGAAGCCATCTTCCGCAAGTACCAGCACGACTTCCGCAGCTACGCGCGCGCGTCGCTGCGGCGCCGGTTGAGCCAGGCCACGCAGGACTTCGGACTGGACACGCTGTCGCAGCTGCAGGACCGCATGCTGCGCGACAGCGCGGTGTTCGCGCGGCTGCTGCAGTACCTCACCGTGCAGGTCAGCGAGATGTTCCGGGACCCGAGCTACTTCCGCGCGATTCGCGAGCACGTGGTGCCCGTGCTGCAGACGTATCCGTCCGTCAACGTCTGGGTGGCCGGCTGCAGCAGCGGCGAGGAACTGTGGTCGCTCGCGATCCTCTTCGAAGAAGAAGGCCTGGCCGAGCGCACGGTGTTCTATGCCACCGATATCAACCCGGAAGCGCTTGTCGCCGCGCGCGCGGGCGTCTACGATGCGGGCCGGTTGCGCGTGTTCGGCGAGAACTACCTCGCGGCCGGCGGGCGCCGTTCGTTGTCGGACTACTATCACGCGGCGTACGGCAAGGCGAAGTTCAGCGCCAACCTGATCCGGCAGTCGGTCTTCGCGGACCATAGCCTGGCCACCGACAGCGTGTTTCAGGAAGCGCAGCTGATCTCGTGCCGCAATGTGCTGATCTACTTCGATCGCGCGTTGCAGGATCGCGCGATCGGCCTGTTCCGCGATGCGCTCGCGCGGCGCGGTTTCCTTGGGCTCGGCAGCAAGGAGAGCCTGCAGTTCACCACCCATGCGGGCGACTTCGAGACCGTCGATGCGCGCGAACGGCTGTATCGCAAAGTCTGA
- a CDS encoding hybrid sensor histidine kinase/response regulator: MSTPIKILAVDDIASNLTALDAVLAKPDVEIVHANSGAQALELLLEHEFGLAILDVHMPEMDGFELAELMRGSKRTSHIPILFLTAAGEDSQRAFRGYASGAVDFLFKPIDARVLAAKVDVFVQLARNKQQMAEQLKTAEQLLKTNEMLMAVLAHDLRTPLSAIIASASFLGRFGGEEKLRPATDRIQRSSERMARMVDQLLHVARLHGGRVHLNPLKEDVHAICTAIVDEYEVAYGKGRIVIASQGNTMAQIDPDLIAQVMTNLIGNALHHGDAETPIAVHVDGGDRSRVVITVRNGGTIDPAVLPHIFEAFRSGSSTNGNQGALGGVANSGMSQGLGLGLYITRELVTLHGGSVDAQSGDGETIFVVTLPRECSAGE; this comes from the coding sequence ATGTCCACACCCATCAAGATCCTTGCAGTCGACGACATCGCCAGCAACCTGACGGCGCTCGATGCCGTGCTGGCCAAGCCCGATGTCGAGATCGTCCATGCCAACTCGGGCGCGCAGGCGCTCGAACTGCTGCTCGAGCACGAATTCGGCCTTGCCATTCTCGACGTGCACATGCCGGAGATGGACGGGTTCGAACTGGCCGAGCTCATGCGGGGCAGCAAGCGCACGAGCCATATCCCGATCCTGTTTCTGACTGCCGCGGGCGAAGACAGCCAGCGCGCGTTCCGTGGCTACGCGAGCGGTGCGGTGGACTTCCTGTTCAAGCCGATCGACGCGCGCGTGCTCGCGGCCAAGGTCGATGTGTTCGTGCAGCTCGCGCGCAACAAGCAACAGATGGCGGAGCAGCTCAAGACGGCCGAACAGCTGCTCAAGACCAACGAGATGCTCATGGCGGTGCTCGCGCACGACCTGCGCACGCCGCTGTCCGCGATCATCGCGTCCGCGTCCTTCCTCGGACGTTTCGGTGGCGAAGAGAAGCTGCGGCCCGCGACGGACCGTATCCAGCGCAGCAGCGAGCGCATGGCGCGCATGGTCGACCAGCTGCTGCACGTGGCGCGGCTGCATGGCGGCCGCGTGCACCTGAATCCGCTAAAGGAGGATGTCCACGCGATCTGCACGGCCATCGTCGACGAGTACGAGGTGGCTTACGGCAAGGGCCGTATCGTCATCGCCTCGCAGGGCAACACGATGGCGCAGATCGATCCGGACCTGATCGCGCAGGTCATGACCAACCTGATCGGCAATGCGCTGCATCATGGAGATGCGGAGACACCGATCGCCGTGCATGTGGATGGAGGCGATCGCTCGCGCGTTGTCATTACCGTGCGCAATGGCGGCACGATCGATCCCGCCGTGCTGCCGCATATCTTCGAGGCGTTCCGTTCGGGGTCCTCGACCAACGGGAACCAGGGTGCGCTCGGTGGCGTCGCCAATAGCGGCATGTCGCAGGGACTCGGTCTCGGCCTCTACATCACGCGCGAGCTCGTGACGCTGCATGGCGGCAGTGTGGACGCGCAGTCGGGGGACGGGGAGACGATCTTTGTGGTGACGCTGCCGCGCGAGTGTTCCGCGGGCGAATGA
- a CDS encoding response regulator encodes MTGLLQTSFQRFLIGTIVVPVALAVVFVADALTPLGVTAWLFYLVPVCLALFSDSPRLPLLTAASTSILLVAGYYLSPPGASPIVAIVNRSFGFAVIWFLAVVIYRYTVSRLAVQRSAWLHQSQVRIHQAVRNPQSAGNVGDALVRALAQTLGAHVGAVYECEGGTLRRLAGWALPQSTPEVLVSGQTIAGQAAAEGRVIAIGGLPADYLPVSSALGRTGAGEIVAAPLTAEGETVGVVELGFVGTQRETADVVELFERIGEPIGMLLRAALYRHRLEALLTETQRQSEEMQVQQEELRVSNEELEERGRALMESQARLESQQAELEQTNVQLEEHAQRLETQKREMLAFQAELAANARALERSNQYKSEFLANMSHELRTPLNSALILAKLLQENKPGTLNEEQVRYAATIHAANTDLLNLINDILDLSKIEAGHLTIEPEPVDVETFARTLEQMFQPVATQKRLAMRVEVMPGTPPAIVTDGQRLQQVLKNLLSNAFKFTEQGAVTLAIAAQGDDAVRFEVRDTGIGIPREKQQVIFEAFQQADGTTSRRFGGTGLGLSISRELTRLLGGSIAVASEPGQGSVFSLTVPRVLGADEAARAGFVTTGVPFPQAAQVARAVPAPAAPAATPPSSPSRAPAPERSAHVNGTPAGTPAATPGGTPHWPAPIADDRAKRSRGSRLILVVEDDIAFANILYNLAHELDFDCIHATTSGAGLELAREHQPCGILLDVALPDQSGLTLLDWLKHDPATRHIPTHLISVSDHAEAALHRGAIGYTFKPSGRDQLAAAIRGLEARMVQGMRRVLVVEDDAVLRESIRALLRSLDVEIVTADSIAEGVAALSGQRFDCVVMDMALPDGTGHDLLARMAADAGNGGQAMPPVIVYTGRQLSAEDEQRLRRHSKSIIIKGARSPERLLDEVTLFLHSVESALPPEQQRMLRDARSRDDAFDGRKVLLAEDDARNIFALSRVLEPLGATVEIARSGREALDKLAEHDDVDLVLMDIMMPEMDGITAMRAIRAMPQHGRLPIIALTAKAMPSDREACLQAGANDYIAKPIDVDKLLSLCRVWLHAS; translated from the coding sequence ATGACCGGTTTGCTACAAACCTCGTTTCAACGTTTCCTGATTGGCACGATCGTGGTGCCCGTCGCACTCGCGGTTGTGTTCGTCGCGGACGCCCTGACGCCGCTGGGCGTCACTGCGTGGCTGTTCTACCTCGTGCCGGTCTGCCTGGCACTGTTCTCGGACAGCCCGCGCCTGCCGTTGCTGACCGCCGCCAGCACGTCGATCCTGCTCGTGGCGGGCTATTACCTGTCGCCGCCGGGGGCCAGCCCCATCGTTGCCATCGTCAACCGCAGCTTTGGCTTCGCGGTCATCTGGTTCCTCGCGGTGGTGATCTATCGCTATACCGTCTCGCGGCTGGCGGTGCAACGGAGCGCCTGGCTCCACCAGTCGCAGGTCCGGATCCACCAGGCCGTGCGCAACCCGCAGTCGGCCGGCAATGTGGGCGACGCGCTCGTGCGCGCGCTGGCGCAGACGCTGGGCGCGCATGTCGGCGCCGTCTACGAGTGCGAAGGCGGCACGCTGCGGCGGCTCGCGGGCTGGGCCTTGCCGCAATCGACACCCGAGGTGCTGGTGTCGGGGCAGACCATCGCGGGTCAGGCGGCGGCCGAAGGCAGGGTGATCGCCATCGGCGGGCTGCCCGCCGACTATCTGCCCGTGTCGTCGGCGCTGGGCCGCACCGGCGCGGGCGAGATCGTTGCCGCGCCGCTGACCGCGGAAGGCGAGACCGTCGGCGTGGTCGAGCTTGGCTTTGTCGGCACTCAGCGCGAGACCGCGGACGTGGTCGAACTGTTCGAACGCATCGGCGAGCCGATCGGCATGCTGCTGCGCGCCGCGCTCTACCGGCACCGGCTGGAGGCCCTGCTTACCGAGACGCAGCGCCAAAGCGAGGAAATGCAGGTTCAGCAGGAAGAGTTGCGCGTCTCCAACGAGGAACTCGAGGAGCGCGGCCGCGCGCTCATGGAATCGCAGGCGCGTCTCGAGTCGCAGCAGGCCGAGCTCGAGCAGACCAATGTCCAGCTCGAGGAACACGCGCAGCGGCTGGAAACGCAAAAACGCGAGATGCTCGCGTTCCAGGCGGAACTGGCCGCCAACGCGCGCGCGCTCGAACGCTCGAACCAGTACAAGAGCGAGTTCCTCGCCAATATGTCGCACGAGCTGCGCACGCCGCTGAACAGCGCGCTGATTCTTGCCAAGCTGCTGCAGGAGAACAAGCCCGGCACGCTCAATGAAGAGCAGGTGCGTTATGCCGCGACGATCCATGCGGCCAACACCGACCTGCTGAACCTGATCAACGACATTCTCGACCTGTCGAAGATCGAGGCCGGCCACCTGACCATCGAGCCGGAACCGGTCGACGTCGAGACGTTCGCGCGCACGCTCGAGCAGATGTTCCAGCCCGTGGCCACGCAGAAACGCCTGGCCATGCGCGTGGAGGTGATGCCGGGCACGCCGCCGGCGATCGTTACAGACGGCCAGCGCCTGCAGCAGGTGCTCAAGAACCTGCTGTCCAACGCGTTCAAGTTCACCGAACAGGGCGCCGTGACGCTTGCCATCGCCGCGCAGGGCGACGACGCGGTCCGGTTCGAGGTACGCGACACCGGGATCGGTATTCCGCGCGAGAAGCAACAGGTCATCTTCGAGGCATTCCAGCAGGCGGACGGCACCACGAGCCGGCGCTTCGGCGGCACGGGGCTGGGGCTGTCGATCTCGCGCGAGCTGACGCGGTTGCTCGGCGGGTCGATCGCGGTGGCCAGCGAACCGGGGCAAGGCAGCGTGTTCTCGCTGACGGTGCCGCGCGTACTCGGTGCCGACGAGGCCGCGCGCGCGGGGTTCGTGACGACGGGCGTACCGTTCCCGCAGGCGGCGCAGGTCGCCCGTGCGGTGCCCGCACCCGCCGCACCGGCCGCCACGCCGCCATCGTCACCGTCGCGCGCGCCGGCCCCCGAGCGGTCCGCGCACGTCAATGGCACCCCGGCAGGCACACCGGCAGCCACCCCGGGAGGCACCCCCCATTGGCCCGCGCCGATCGCCGACGATCGCGCGAAACGGTCGCGTGGCAGCCGCCTGATCCTCGTGGTCGAGGACGACATCGCGTTTGCCAATATCCTGTACAACCTCGCGCACGAACTGGACTTCGACTGCATTCACGCAACGACGTCCGGCGCGGGCCTGGAACTGGCGCGCGAGCATCAGCCGTGCGGGATCCTGCTCGACGTGGCGCTGCCGGACCAATCGGGCCTGACGCTGCTCGACTGGCTCAAGCACGACCCCGCGACGCGCCATATCCCGACGCACCTGATCTCGGTGAGCGATCATGCGGAAGCCGCGCTCCATCGCGGCGCCATCGGCTACACGTTCAAGCCGAGCGGCCGCGACCAGCTGGCCGCCGCCATCCGCGGACTCGAGGCCCGCATGGTGCAGGGCATGCGGCGCGTGCTCGTGGTGGAGGACGATGCGGTGCTGCGCGAGAGCATTCGCGCGCTGCTGCGCTCGCTCGACGTGGAGATCGTCACGGCGGACAGCATCGCCGAGGGCGTCGCCGCACTTTCGGGCCAGCGCTTCGACTGCGTGGTCATGGACATGGCCCTGCCCGATGGCACGGGCCACGATCTGCTCGCCCGCATGGCGGCGGATGCCGGCAACGGCGGACAGGCCATGCCGCCGGTCATCGTCTACACGGGACGCCAGTTGTCCGCCGAGGACGAGCAGCGCCTGCGCCGGCATTCGAAGTCGATCATCATCAAGGGCGCGCGCTCGCCCGAGCGATTGCTCGACGAGGTGACGCTGTTTCTGCATAGTGTCGAGTCCGCGCTGCCGCCCGAGCAACAGCGCATGCTGCGCGACGCGCGCAGCCGCGACGATGCGTTCGACGGGCGCAAGGTGCTGCTGGCCGAGGACGATGCGCGCAATATCTTCGCGCTGTCCCGCGTGCTGGAGCCGCTCGGCGCGACCGTGGAGATCGCGCGCAGCGGCCGCGAGGCGCTCGACAAGCTCGCCGAGCACGACGATGTCGACCTCGTGTTGATGGACATCATGATGCCGGAGATGGACGGCATTACCGCGATGCGCGCCATTCGCGCGATGCCGCAGCATGGTCGGCTGCCGATCATCGCGCTGACCGCCAAGGCCATGCCGTCGGACCGCGAGGCCTGCCTGCAGGCCGGCGCCAACGACTACATCGCCAAGCCCATCGACGTCGATAAACTTCTTTCCCTCTGCCGCGTATGGCTACACGCAAGCTGA
- a CDS encoding MipA/OmpV family protein, which produces MPTTNKKKSAPLRARLGMLLALFAPLFVPLFATLFATFYTSQAHAQTPSPLPEWQYSVGVPLRKLYAPDIPTWEVRVGAAMTVRPRYEGANDYYILGGPSIDVRYKDLAFASTGEGIGFNAIHTERVRMGLAITYDMGRREKKDHDHLAGMGNIGIVPETKIFAEYVVSKEFPLVIRANIRRQLGGSDGWIGDVGAYMPMPGSSEKFFWFLGPTMSFADSRYMQTWFGVNAQQAARSQYAEYHPGGGIKSYGGGVSAIWMFSKHWFATADFGVSALVGDARNSPIVQRSTNLTGDISVNYQF; this is translated from the coding sequence GTGCCGACCACCAACAAGAAAAAATCCGCGCCCTTGCGCGCACGGCTTGGCATGCTGCTGGCCCTTTTTGCGCCCCTTTTCGTGCCCCTTTTCGCGACCCTTTTCGCGACGTTCTACACCTCGCAGGCGCATGCCCAGACCCCGTCCCCGCTGCCCGAGTGGCAGTATTCGGTCGGCGTCCCGCTGCGCAAGCTCTATGCACCCGATATCCCGACCTGGGAAGTCCGCGTCGGCGCCGCGATGACCGTGCGGCCGCGCTATGAGGGGGCAAACGACTACTACATCCTTGGCGGCCCCAGCATCGACGTCCGCTACAAGGACCTCGCGTTTGCCTCCACGGGCGAGGGCATCGGCTTCAACGCGATTCATACCGAGCGCGTCCGCATGGGCCTGGCCATCACCTATGACATGGGGCGCCGCGAGAAGAAGGACCACGATCATCTGGCCGGCATGGGCAATATCGGCATCGTGCCCGAGACGAAGATCTTCGCCGAATACGTGGTCTCGAAAGAGTTTCCGCTCGTGATTCGCGCGAATATCCGGCGTCAGCTCGGCGGCTCCGACGGCTGGATCGGCGACGTGGGGGCGTATATGCCAATGCCCGGCAGCTCGGAGAAATTCTTCTGGTTCCTGGGCCCGACCATGTCCTTTGCCGACTCTCGCTATATGCAGACATGGTTCGGCGTGAACGCCCAGCAGGCGGCACGTTCCCAATACGCGGAATATCACCCTGGCGGCGGCATCAAGTCGTATGGCGGCGGTGTGTCGGCGATCTGGATGTTCAGCAAGCACTGGTTCGCCACCGCCGACTTCGGCGTGTCGGCCCTGGTCGGCGATGCGCGCAACAGCCCCATTGTGCAGCGCTCGACCAACCTGACCGGCGATATCTCCGTCAACTATCAGTTCTGA
- a CDS encoding ion channel, translating to MQDTTGSYLIAIAMTAVLTIITVALHYEALRLISAMHPRRWSGKVNIGAMIVLIIAAHCAEAMVFGLGYWLGTDILHLGSLKGMPDHGTAAYIYFSLETFTTQSIGDIFPVGPLRLVAAVEPVVGLMLIGWSTSFTFLQMRRDWRADEVDDSA from the coding sequence ATGCAAGACACCACGGGTTCCTACCTGATCGCCATTGCCATGACGGCGGTGCTCACCATCATTACCGTGGCGCTGCACTATGAAGCGCTGCGACTGATCTCCGCCATGCATCCCCGCCGCTGGAGCGGCAAGGTCAATATCGGCGCGATGATCGTGCTGATCATCGCGGCCCATTGCGCCGAAGCCATGGTGTTCGGCCTGGGGTACTGGCTCGGTACCGACATCCTGCATCTGGGCTCCCTCAAGGGCATGCCCGACCACGGTACCGCGGCGTACATCTACTTCTCGCTCGAAACCTTTACGACGCAGAGTATCGGCGACATCTTTCCGGTGGGTCCCCTGCGGCTCGTGGCTGCGGTGGAACCGGTCGTCGGCCTGATGCTGATCGGCTGGTCGACGTCGTTCACCTTTCTCCAGATGCGGCGCGACTGGCGCGCGGACGAGGTGGACGACAGCGCCTGA
- a CDS encoding alpha/beta hydrolase has protein sequence MASSSPSSSPSTLSTPSAAVAPTRRESFPGPAGALEVLIDAPTGAPAGIAVVAHPHPSQGGTAEHKIPQVLARALQAHGFLVARPNYRGVGASEGTYDGGPGEAQDVLAVVRELRAQYPGLPLALAGFSFGAYVLTLGIGELGDSGESIAHLILSGMPDGRLSETLAYETPAVAAIAPGALVIHGERDERVPLVNVFEWARPQELPVVVIPGAGHFFTGKLPALRTAVEGYLRRPPPADQN, from the coding sequence ATGGCTTCGTCCTCCCCTTCCTCATCCCCGTCCACGCTGTCCACGCCTTCCGCCGCTGTCGCACCCACCCGCAGGGAATCGTTCCCCGGTCCCGCGGGCGCCCTCGAGGTTCTGATCGATGCGCCCACCGGCGCGCCGGCCGGCATCGCCGTGGTCGCGCACCCGCACCCGAGCCAGGGCGGTACCGCCGAGCACAAGATTCCACAGGTCCTCGCGCGCGCGCTGCAGGCCCACGGCTTCCTGGTCGCGCGCCCGAACTATCGCGGTGTCGGCGCGAGCGAAGGCACCTACGACGGCGGCCCCGGCGAAGCGCAGGACGTGCTGGCCGTGGTGCGCGAGCTGCGCGCGCAATACCCGGGTCTGCCGCTCGCGCTGGCCGGATTTTCGTTCGGCGCCTATGTGCTGACGCTCGGCATCGGCGAACTCGGGGACAGCGGCGAGTCGATCGCGCACCTGATCCTGTCCGGCATGCCCGATGGGCGCCTGTCGGAAACGCTGGCTTATGAAACGCCCGCGGTCGCGGCGATCGCGCCGGGCGCGCTGGTCATCCATGGCGAACGCGACGAGCGCGTGCCGCTGGTCAACGTCTTCGAGTGGGCCCGGCCGCAGGAACTGCCGGTGGTCGTCATTCCGGGCGCCGGGCATTTCTTCACGGGCAAGCTGCCGGCCCTACGCACCGCGGTGGAGGGATACCTGCGCCGGCCGCCGCCCGCGGATCAGAACTGA